A window from Sphingobacteriia bacterium encodes these proteins:
- the virB9 gene encoding P-type conjugative transfer protein VirB9 yields MIKILLVFFLSIFIAFEASALREPKPTLIDSRLRVIVYNPEDVFKLMGFYGYQASVEFDDSETIESISMGDSVAWQIVPAGKRLFLKPIEPEATTNMTLITNKRVYHFELHAKEAEDINDPEMVFNVKFIYPDEGFTNNLQNFASSSQGPDLSHPEKLNFNYTISGVDGISPIKIFDDGEFTYFEFRDKNAEIPAIFLVDSLGKEGLVNYRVAGKYVVVERVASQFTLRNGNDIVCVFNEATPLKLDPNRKKTKKRPA; encoded by the coding sequence ATGATAAAGATTTTATTAGTATTTTTCTTAAGTATATTTATAGCATTTGAAGCGAGTGCACTTAGAGAACCGAAGCCTACATTAATTGATAGTAGACTTAGAGTAATCGTATATAACCCAGAAGATGTATTTAAATTAATGGGCTTTTATGGTTACCAAGCAAGTGTAGAGTTTGATGATTCAGAAACCATTGAAAGTATTTCTATGGGTGATTCGGTTGCTTGGCAAATTGTTCCAGCTGGTAAAAGGTTATTCCTTAAACCAATTGAACCTGAAGCTACAACTAACATGACATTAATTACTAATAAAAGAGTATATCATTTCGAGTTACATGCCAAAGAAGCTGAAGATATAAATGACCCGGAAATGGTGTTTAATGTTAAATTTATTTACCCTGATGAAGGCTTTACTAATAATCTTCAAAACTTTGCTAGCTCATCACAGGGGCCTGATCTTTCTCATCCAGAAAAACTTAACTTTAATTATACTATTAGTGGCGTTGATGGAATTTCTCCAATTAAAATTTTCGATGATGGTGAATTTACATATTTTGAATTTAGAGATAAAAACGCTGAAATTCCTGCAATTTTCTTAGTTGATTCACTTGGTAAAGAGGGGTTAGTTAATTACAGAGTTGCAGGTAAATATGTTGTAGTTGAACGTGTTGCAAGTCAATTTACTTTGAGAAATGGTAATGATATAGTTTGTGTATTCAATGAAGCCACTCCTCTTAAGTTAGACCCTAATCGTAAAAAAACTAAAAAGAGACCTGCTTAA
- a CDS encoding Tim44/TimA family putative adaptor protein translates to MDIFFFALVAAFIAYRYYYLLGKKDDTTDDLESRKNDLAKEFKFFDFTTGEPEQAQTLKVIEPVSTSSNSTIVETMNKINQIYPNFTESYFINGAKKLFELILKSYVEGDLNAVKQLISTSLTNKLQNEINRRNLFEERLEISLVAIDSIEIMDASIDNNVAFITLKILSEQIINHYDKNGDLTSGNPTLTEQIEDIWKFSKDLSAQGPEWVLEDIS, encoded by the coding sequence ATGGATATTTTCTTTTTTGCATTAGTCGCTGCGTTTATCGCATATAGGTATTATTATTTATTAGGTAAAAAAGATGATACAACCGATGATTTAGAATCAAGAAAAAATGATTTAGCAAAAGAATTTAAATTTTTTGATTTCACAACAGGAGAGCCAGAACAAGCTCAAACCTTAAAAGTAATTGAACCTGTTTCAACTTCAAGTAATTCTACTATTGTAGAAACAATGAATAAAATTAATCAAATTTATCCTAATTTTACTGAAAGCTATTTTATTAATGGTGCTAAAAAATTATTTGAACTTATTCTGAAATCATACGTAGAAGGTGATTTGAACGCAGTTAAACAACTTATTTCTACAAGCCTTACAAATAAACTTCAAAATGAAATTAATAGAAGAAATTTGTTTGAAGAAAGGTTAGAAATAAGCCTTGTTGCAATTGATAGCATTGAAATAATGGATGCCTCAATTGATAATAATGTAGCTTTTATAACTTTAAAAATTTTAAGTGAACAAATAATCAATCATTATGATAAGAATGGTGATTTAACTTCTGGAAACCCTACTCTTACAGAGCAGATAGAAGATATTTGGAAGTTTTCAAAAGATTTATCTGCACAAGGCCCTGAATGGGTATTAGAAGATATTTCTTAA
- a CDS encoding 50S ribosomal protein L31 gives MAQKDIHPKLYDVKFVMPDGEFLIAKSTYSKSDTIHCEKTIKQVLGGKKEVAKGQAVDNFNKRFGNNNIF, from the coding sequence ATGGCACAGAAAGATATACATCCAAAATTATACGACGTAAAATTTGTTATGCCAGATGGCGAGTTTCTTATTGCTAAAAGCACTTATTCAAAAAGCGATACTATTCATTGTGAAAAAACAATTAAACAAGTATTAGGCGGAAAGAAAGAAGTAGCAAAAGGTCAAGCAGTTGACAACTTTAATAAAAGATTTGGCAATAATAATATATTTTAA
- a CDS encoding cytochrome c1 yields the protein MMPKLLVTIIALCLTLHSSFAAEDAKHPVEQKWNFDGYFGTFDRQSIQRGFQVYKEVCAACHGLKRVAYRNLQEIGFSEAEIKAIAAGYTVVDGPNDDGEMFERPGIPSDKFVSPFKNEKAARAANNGAYPPDLSLIIKARENGANYVYSILTGYNEPVPQGFSLGTGQYYNPYMPGGRIAMAPPLADGQVQFMDGTEATVHQMSKDVVNFLQWAAEPEMEKRKYMGIKAFIYLTIFTVIFIIAKRRVWANLKH from the coding sequence ATTATGCCTAAGTTATTAGTTACTATTATCGCTTTATGTTTAACTCTCCATTCTTCCTTTGCTGCTGAAGATGCAAAACATCCGGTAGAGCAAAAATGGAATTTTGATGGATATTTTGGAACATTTGATCGCCAATCTATTCAAAGAGGTTTTCAGGTTTATAAGGAAGTCTGTGCTGCATGTCATGGCCTTAAAAGAGTTGCTTATAGAAATTTACAAGAAATTGGATTTAGTGAAGCAGAAATTAAAGCAATAGCAGCAGGTTACACAGTTGTAGATGGCCCAAACGATGATGGTGAAATGTTTGAACGTCCTGGCATTCCATCAGATAAATTTGTTTCTCCATTTAAAAATGAGAAAGCAGCACGTGCAGCTAATAATGGTGCTTATCCGCCAGATCTTTCTTTAATTATAAAAGCTAGGGAAAATGGTGCGAATTACGTCTATTCAATTTTAACAGGATATAATGAACCAGTACCTCAAGGGTTTTCATTAGGCACAGGGCAATATTATAATCCATACATGCCTGGTGGTAGAATTGCAATGGCACCGCCGCTTGCAGATGGACAAGTACAATTTATGGATGGTACAGAAGCCACAGTGCATCAAATGTCTAAAGACGTTGTAAATTTTTTACAATGGGCAGCTGAACCTGAAATGGAAAAAAGAAAATATATGGGTATTAAAGCATTTATATATTTAACAATTTTTACGGTTATTTTTATTATTGCTAAAAGAAGAGTTTGGGCTAATCTTAAGCATTAA
- the petA gene encoding ubiquinol-cytochrome c reductase iron-sulfur subunit, whose translation MSENQGKETTRRDFMVLTASAVAGVGAACVAWPLLDTLNPSAEVLALASTEVNLANVKEGQSITIMWRGKPVFVRNRTQDEIKLARETDLTSLPDPQKDEERVKAGHDQWLVLVGVCTHLGCVPLGEQGDYKGWFCPCHGSHYDTSGRIRKGPAPTNLVIPPYEFISDTVIRIG comes from the coding sequence ATGTCTGAAAATCAAGGAAAAGAAACTACTAGAAGAGATTTTATGGTTTTAACAGCTTCAGCTGTGGCCGGTGTTGGTGCAGCTTGTGTTGCTTGGCCGTTACTCGATACGCTTAACCCTTCTGCAGAAGTTCTAGCTTTAGCTTCAACTGAAGTAAATCTAGCAAATGTAAAAGAAGGGCAGAGTATTACTATAATGTGGCGTGGTAAACCTGTTTTTGTGCGCAATAGAACTCAAGATGAAATTAAATTAGCTAGAGAAACAGATCTTACATCGCTACCGGATCCACAAAAAGATGAAGAAAGAGTTAAAGCAGGCCATGATCAATGGTTGGTATTAGTAGGTGTATGTACTCATTTAGGTTGTGTACCATTAGGTGAGCAGGGTGACTATAAAGGATGGTTCTGCCCATGTCATGGTTCGCACTATGATACTTCAGGAAGAATTAGAAAGGGCCCAGCGCCAACTAATTTAGTTATACCACCATATGAATTTATTAGTGATACAGTTATAAGAATTGGGTAA
- a CDS encoding cytochrome b N-terminal domain-containing protein: MEKKSSDKQSICEWIEYRLPVGEFLKHLAEYRTPKNLSYFWSFGSLAGIALVIQIITGIILAMHYTPHVQHAFDSVENIMRNVNYGWLIRYTHAVGASMFFVVVYCHIARGLYYGSYKSPRELVWFIGIIIFLVMMATAFMGYVLPWGQMSFWGATVITNLFSAIPVVGDAIVTWLWGGFSVDNPTLNRFFALHYLLPFIIVGIVIVHILALHKHGSSNPTGIEVKSENETIPFHPYYTIKDFVGFGFFFLVFAYFLFYHPNTLGHPDNYTPANPMVTPPHIVPEWYFLPFYAILRAIPSKLGGVIAMFASILVMFALPWLDKSPVKSGAFRPKFKIFYWLFIIDVLALGYIGGKPPEEPFITIGRICTLYYFAYFFVVLPLLSKYEKTKPLPDSINSYYNQKK, from the coding sequence ATGGAAAAAAAGAGTTCAGATAAACAATCTATATGTGAATGGATTGAATATCGTTTGCCGGTAGGTGAATTTTTAAAACATTTGGCAGAATATAGAACACCAAAAAATTTAAGTTATTTTTGGAGTTTTGGATCTTTAGCTGGAATAGCTTTAGTTATCCAGATAATTACCGGAATTATTCTTGCAATGCATTATACACCACATGTGCAACATGCCTTTGATAGTGTAGAAAATATAATGCGTAACGTAAATTATGGATGGTTAATCCGCTATACTCATGCAGTTGGCGCTTCTATGTTTTTCGTAGTTGTATATTGTCATATTGCACGTGGTTTATATTACGGTTCATATAAAAGCCCACGTGAGTTAGTTTGGTTTATAGGAATAATTATATTTTTAGTAATGATGGCAACAGCTTTCATGGGTTATGTATTACCATGGGGGCAAATGAGCTTTTGGGGTGCAACCGTTATAACTAATTTATTCTCAGCTATCCCAGTAGTAGGGGATGCTATAGTAACTTGGTTATGGGGTGGCTTTTCTGTTGATAATCCAACTCTTAATAGGTTCTTTGCTTTACACTATCTTTTACCTTTTATTATAGTTGGAATAGTAATAGTTCATATTCTTGCTTTACATAAACATGGTTCAAGTAATCCTACAGGTATAGAAGTAAAATCAGAAAATGAAACCATACCATTTCATCCATACTACACAATTAAAGATTTTGTAGGATTTGGTTTTTTCTTTTTAGTTTTTGCTTACTTTTTATTCTATCATCCTAATACTTTAGGACATCCTGATAATTATACGCCAGCAAACCCAATGGTTACACCACCACATATTGTACCGGAGTGGTATTTCCTACCGTTTTATGCAATTTTACGTGCAATACCAAGTAAACTTGGCGGAGTAATAGCAATGTTTGCTTCAATATTAGTAATGTTTGCATTGCCATGGCTCGATAAATCACCAGTTAAAAGTGGTGCGTTTAGACCTAAATTTAAAATATTCTACTGGTTGTTTATTATTGACGTACTAGCATTAGGTTATATAGGTGGTAAACCTCCTGAAGAACCATTTATAACAATAGGTAGAATTTGTACTTTGTATTACTTTGCATATTTCTTTGTTGTATTACCTTTACTAAGTAAATATGAAAAAACAAAGCCATTACCTGATTCTATAAACAGTTATTATAACCAGAAAAAGTAG
- a CDS encoding RDD family protein, whose translation MSLLNLFKKNKVDPRLLVFPQEIDGKKVSYPSITNRIAAACGDCAILMLLCYPILSIITVVFNSKTKHFAEANQIISGYMHETNSPIVALSKALTDETMIELGFFKFFFMYQIVTQLALFIVSIIFLSWFNNKFKTSPAKYLLRMYIVDSTDYTRPSLKQFIIRNFSYIFTISLFLIPLFIANLELRKRALHDFLSKTVVVKLSKR comes from the coding sequence ATGTCATTATTAAATTTATTTAAAAAGAATAAAGTTGATCCAAGATTACTGGTTTTTCCTCAAGAAATAGATGGCAAAAAAGTTTCTTATCCCTCAATTACTAATAGAATTGCAGCAGCGTGCGGTGATTGTGCTATACTAATGCTATTATGCTATCCGATACTTTCCATTATAACGGTTGTCTTCAATTCAAAAACTAAACATTTTGCAGAAGCTAATCAAATAATTAGTGGTTACATGCATGAAACTAACTCACCTATTGTAGCTTTATCAAAAGCTTTAACTGATGAAACTATGATTGAGCTAGGCTTTTTTAAGTTTTTCTTTATGTATCAAATTGTTACTCAGCTAGCTTTATTTATAGTTTCAATTATTTTTCTTAGTTGGTTTAACAATAAATTTAAAACATCGCCTGCAAAATATTTATTAAGAATGTATATAGTCGATTCTACTGATTACACTAGACCTAGCTTAAAACAATTTATAATTAGAAATTTTTCTTATATATTTACTATATCATTATTTCTAATTCCTTTGTTCATTGCAAACCTTGAACTTCGTAAAAGAGCTTTGCATGATTTCCTTTCAAAAACTGTAGTTGTAAAATTATCTAAAAGGTAA